The Blastomonas fulva genome contains a region encoding:
- a CDS encoding SDR family NAD(P)-dependent oxidoreductase has protein sequence MTSSIPVPQTPSFRLDGKRAVVTGAGRGIGAAAAAALAQAGAIVTIVARSAEEVRNVATSIGGGAMASTLDVSDLEAVESFFAAQDPFHILVNNAGTNRPKPMWDVTPADYEAVLGLNLKAAFFVAQACAKRMIATNTQGALIHMSSQMGHVGGPNRSLYCASKWAMEGMSKSFALDLAPHGIRSNTIAPTFIETPMTKPMFEDHEFRASVLSKIKLGRIGTPEDLMGAVLFLASDAAALMTGTSLVVDGGWTAE, from the coding sequence ATGACTTCCAGCATCCCTGTTCCTCAGACACCATCTTTTCGCCTGGATGGAAAGCGCGCAGTTGTGACGGGTGCGGGTCGCGGCATAGGCGCAGCTGCGGCTGCTGCACTGGCTCAGGCAGGCGCAATCGTGACCATTGTTGCCCGATCCGCAGAAGAGGTTCGAAACGTGGCAACGAGCATCGGCGGGGGAGCGATGGCATCCACGCTGGACGTGTCGGACCTTGAAGCCGTCGAGTCCTTTTTCGCAGCCCAAGATCCATTCCACATTCTCGTAAACAATGCTGGGACGAATCGTCCAAAACCCATGTGGGATGTCACGCCAGCCGATTACGAGGCTGTGCTGGGCCTGAACCTGAAAGCGGCATTCTTCGTGGCACAGGCTTGTGCCAAACGAATGATCGCAACTAATACGCAGGGGGCGCTAATCCATATGAGCAGCCAGATGGGCCATGTTGGTGGGCCAAACCGTAGCCTGTATTGTGCCAGCAAATGGGCAATGGAAGGCATGAGCAAGAGCTTCGCGCTTGATCTTGCTCCGCATGGTATCCGATCAAACACGATCGCTCCTACCTTTATCGAAACACCGATGACAAAGCCAATGTTCGAAGATCACGAGTTCCGGGCAAGTGTGCTCTCAAAGATCAAGCTTGGTCGCATAGGCACGCCCGAAGACCTGATGGGTGCAGTATTGTTTCTTGCATCCGATGCGGCTGCCTTGATGACCGGAACCAGTCTCGTTGTCGACGGCGGCTGGACTGCTGAATAG
- a CDS encoding alpha/beta hydrolase family protein, whose translation MFEPFHGNYVWNLGINLALICGGNHGELDEVCRPVREAAKAGADAGSAQLFDSWIAVAHQVARNAARDEEDGFLLSAGAKYLRASGYYLGAERLQSRDYAPRWEAYDRGLELYYKGAKLRGLHVDKVEIPYGDSAYNAIFVHDGSGVARPTLVAVNGLDSMKEQVDMAGHGAVNLERGINTLFLDQPGTGEAIRKRNLPAVFDSERWGSPAFDYLLTRNDVIHGQVGIFGLSFGGYHAPRIAANDPRYALCAVMGANHVWGKRQRERLSNEGENPVPHYWDHVMWVFGFADRDEFLAYADQITLDGQVEKIRVPFLITHGENDRQIPAFNAQMSYDQAINSPKRTLRMFTKADFEVEHCGADNGTGMRDYIADWCAQTFAEMQ comes from the coding sequence ATGTTTGAACCGTTTCATGGAAATTACGTCTGGAACCTTGGTATTAATCTCGCGCTGATTTGTGGCGGAAACCACGGTGAATTGGATGAAGTTTGCCGTCCCGTGCGCGAGGCCGCCAAGGCCGGTGCAGATGCCGGTTCTGCGCAGTTGTTCGACAGCTGGATCGCCGTTGCCCACCAGGTTGCGCGCAATGCGGCCCGGGATGAAGAGGACGGCTTTCTCCTGTCCGCCGGGGCTAAATACTTGCGCGCTTCGGGATATTACCTCGGTGCCGAACGTTTGCAAAGCCGGGACTATGCGCCCCGCTGGGAAGCCTACGACCGGGGCCTTGAGCTCTATTACAAAGGTGCCAAGCTACGCGGCCTGCATGTCGACAAGGTCGAGATCCCTTATGGAGACAGCGCCTACAACGCAATTTTTGTCCATGATGGCTCAGGGGTTGCCCGCCCCACACTCGTTGCAGTCAACGGCCTGGATTCCATGAAGGAACAAGTAGACATGGCCGGCCATGGCGCAGTCAATCTTGAACGCGGCATCAACACGTTGTTCCTTGACCAGCCAGGCACTGGCGAGGCGATTCGAAAGCGTAACCTTCCGGCCGTTTTCGATTCCGAACGCTGGGGTAGCCCGGCCTTCGATTATCTTTTGACACGCAACGACGTGATCCACGGCCAGGTTGGAATCTTCGGCCTATCTTTTGGAGGTTATCACGCCCCTCGCATTGCCGCGAATGATCCACGCTATGCCTTGTGCGCCGTCATGGGAGCGAACCACGTGTGGGGCAAGCGACAGCGCGAGCGCCTTTCGAATGAGGGGGAAAATCCCGTACCGCATTACTGGGACCATGTCATGTGGGTGTTCGGATTTGCAGACCGAGATGAATTTCTCGCTTATGCAGATCAGATCACACTCGATGGACAGGTGGAAAAGATCCGGGTGCCGTTCCTGATTACGCATGGTGAGAATGACCGGCAAATTCCCGCATTCAACGCCCAGATGTCGTATGATCAGGCCATCAACAGCCCCAAAAGAACCTTACGCATGTTCACCAAGGCCGATTTCGAGGTGGAGCACTGTGGCGCGGACAACGGGACTGGAATGCGAGATTATATCGCAGACTGGTGCGCCCAGACGTTCGCCGAAATGCAATAG
- a CDS encoding VOC family protein, with amino-acid sequence MTDFRFHHGGVSVPSLAEAIEWYDRVLGFKVEREFRIAAAKSRTAMLRKGPLRFEIFEVENADPLPADRSHPARDLATHGNKHIAFCVEDLDAFLLEMTERRADVAMVVREPFGTGCFIRDCAGNLIEFVEEDAT; translated from the coding sequence ATGACCGATTTCAGATTTCATCATGGTGGCGTCTCCGTGCCCTCGCTTGCTGAGGCGATCGAGTGGTACGACCGTGTGCTTGGTTTCAAAGTGGAGCGAGAGTTTCGGATTGCTGCTGCAAAATCACGCACAGCGATGCTTCGTAAGGGGCCACTGAGATTCGAAATCTTCGAAGTTGAAAATGCTGATCCGTTGCCAGCTGACCGCAGCCATCCGGCTCGCGATCTTGCGACGCATGGCAACAAGCATATCGCATTCTGCGTAGAAGACCTCGACGCCTTCCTGTTGGAAATGACCGAAAGGCGGGCCGATGTTGCCATGGTCGTTCGCGAACCGTTCGGCACAGGTTGCTTTATTCGCGACTGTGCAGGCAATCTGATTGAATTTGTCGAAGAGGATGCAACATGA
- a CDS encoding antibiotic biosynthesis monooxygenase family protein, with amino-acid sequence MIHEIATITIDPAQAAEFESAVGKAQPHFEAARGFISFTLQKSIENPGRYLLIVGWESVDAHMIDFRNSEGFQTWRTLVGKYFGSPPSVEHTQIVI; translated from the coding sequence ATGATCCACGAAATTGCGACGATCACTATCGATCCTGCACAGGCAGCAGAGTTTGAATCTGCAGTTGGAAAAGCCCAGCCTCATTTCGAAGCGGCGAGAGGTTTCATTTCGTTCACATTACAGAAATCAATCGAGAACCCCGGACGCTATCTGCTGATTGTCGGTTGGGAAAGCGTTGACGCCCACATGATCGACTTCAGAAATTCGGAAGGGTTTCAGACCTGGAGGACTCTCGTCGGAAAGTACTTTGGCTCGCCGCCTTCGGTGGAACACACGCAAATCGTAATCTGA
- a CDS encoding FAD-dependent monooxygenase — MAAAISLAERGVAVELIDIDPEWRVYGAGITITGPTLRAYKQLGLLEAIKAEGAITSKIRLFEYDGTHLLDLDEPAIEEGLPATGGIMRPVLHRIMQMRVRELDIEVRLGLSVTAIKTSEDFSDVTFTDGQSRTYDLVIGADSVFSSVRDLVFPHMGPALPTGQGCWRISIRKPPELETGEFFLGHASPCGITVCAPEKVYMWMLTPHIDRDEHMSDEELFVTLKSLLADFGGNAGWIRDNMTPGDWINYRPLSAALQPKDWYHGRVVLLGDAAHATTPHLASGAGMAVESGIVLAEELARTNNVTSALRAYQERRYERCRDVIETSVAVGKLQLQHGDPKVHAELLGAALHRLNAPF; from the coding sequence ATGGCCGCAGCCATCAGCCTTGCAGAAAGGGGAGTGGCGGTAGAGCTGATCGACATTGACCCTGAATGGCGGGTGTATGGTGCTGGCATCACTATCACCGGACCAACCCTAAGGGCCTACAAGCAGCTTGGTCTGCTTGAGGCTATCAAGGCTGAGGGTGCTATCACAAGCAAGATACGTTTGTTCGAGTATGATGGTACTCACCTGCTTGATCTTGACGAGCCAGCTATCGAAGAAGGCCTCCCGGCTACCGGCGGCATCATGCGGCCAGTCTTGCACCGCATCATGCAGATGCGAGTTCGCGAACTTGATATTGAAGTGCGTCTCGGTTTGAGCGTTACGGCTATCAAGACTTCAGAAGATTTTTCAGACGTCACCTTCACCGATGGACAAAGCAGAACATACGATCTTGTGATTGGTGCAGATAGCGTATTTTCCAGTGTCCGGGACCTTGTGTTTCCGCATATGGGGCCGGCACTTCCGACTGGACAGGGTTGTTGGCGTATTTCGATCCGCAAGCCTCCTGAACTCGAAACGGGCGAGTTTTTCCTCGGTCACGCAAGCCCGTGCGGCATAACGGTCTGCGCGCCAGAGAAGGTCTACATGTGGATGCTGACGCCACATATCGATCGGGATGAACATATGAGCGACGAGGAGCTCTTCGTCACCCTGAAGAGCCTGCTAGCCGACTTTGGAGGCAATGCCGGCTGGATCAGGGACAATATGACACCTGGCGACTGGATCAATTACCGTCCGCTTTCTGCTGCTCTGCAACCGAAAGATTGGTACCACGGGCGTGTCGTCTTGCTGGGCGATGCGGCGCACGCCACAACGCCTCACCTTGCATCAGGTGCTGGAATGGCTGTCGAGAGTGGAATTGTTTTGGCCGAGGAGCTTGCTCGGACAAACAATGTAACTTCAGCGCTGCGCGCATATCAGGAACGCCGATATGAACGGTGCAGGGACGTTATCGAAACCAGCGTTGCGGTCGGCAAGCTGCAATTGCAGCATGGTGATCCTAAGGTCCATGCTGAGCTTCTGGGAGCCGCGCTGCACCGTCTGAATGCTCCGTTCTGA
- a CDS encoding NAD-dependent epimerase/dehydratase family protein, with translation MRIIITGAGGFVGREICSQLLRRGDQVTGLDINTDGMLPGVIKVEGALSDAAARADFLDADFDALIHLATVPGGAAEADPSASRRVNVDAMYDLLLEAEGRKPGVRVVYASSIAVLGDTLPAKVDDQTPLSPKMIYAGHKAMMEDVVAMMSNRSAIDGVTVRLPGILARPKGPSGMKSAFMSDLFHALKKGEAFECPVSPDGTIWAQSVKKCAENFIHAIALDSVLLPPTRAVTLPAIRISMEHLAAEIGEQCSFPPSLVSYNPDLALEAAFARQPLLETPAAERAGFAHDGNPATLVGNALSAI, from the coding sequence ATGAGGATAATTATAACAGGCGCCGGAGGGTTCGTCGGCCGGGAGATCTGCTCGCAGTTGTTGCGGCGAGGAGACCAGGTGACGGGCCTCGATATCAACACAGACGGTATGCTCCCAGGCGTCATAAAGGTGGAGGGGGCTCTTTCAGACGCGGCGGCAAGGGCAGATTTCCTGGATGCCGATTTCGATGCGCTGATACATCTTGCTACTGTTCCAGGGGGGGCAGCAGAAGCAGACCCGTCAGCATCTAGGCGCGTAAATGTCGATGCCATGTACGACCTCCTGCTAGAAGCCGAAGGGAGAAAGCCTGGAGTGCGCGTCGTTTATGCTAGCTCGATCGCAGTGCTGGGTGACACGCTGCCTGCCAAAGTGGACGACCAAACTCCGCTTTCACCCAAAATGATCTACGCCGGTCACAAGGCAATGATGGAAGATGTCGTTGCAATGATGTCCAACCGCAGCGCGATCGATGGCGTAACAGTGCGGCTGCCAGGAATTCTGGCAAGACCCAAGGGCCCTTCAGGAATGAAGTCGGCGTTCATGTCTGACCTCTTTCACGCACTAAAAAAGGGCGAGGCCTTTGAGTGTCCGGTTTCGCCTGATGGCACCATATGGGCGCAATCAGTGAAAAAGTGTGCTGAGAATTTCATACATGCCATCGCCTTGGATAGCGTGCTTCTACCACCGACGCGCGCTGTAACGCTACCCGCAATCAGAATTTCAATGGAGCACCTCGCAGCCGAAATTGGCGAACAATGCTCATTCCCGCCCAGTCTTGTAAGCTACAACCCAGATTTGGCGCTGGAAGCTGCATTTGCTCGCCAGCCATTACTAGAGACCCCTGCTGCCGAGCGTGCAGGTTTTGCGCACGACGGAAATCCTGCTACGCTCGTCGGCAACGCCCTATCTGCAATATAA
- a CDS encoding LysR family transcriptional regulator has protein sequence MAMRFGRLDLNLLVALDALLTERSVSLAADRLCLSQSATSSALGRLREYFEDDLLVLKGRSMILTARAEELIDPVRAVLEQIRTTVAVAPPFDPATADRVIRIMASDYSTEVLLATVIADLETEAPNIRIEIHPMHDSPIEAIERGYIDLLLTIDYAISADHPSLLIFEDDYVVVGDQNNPAMALPMSKDLYFELGHVTARFGKTRVPAFDDWFVRRQKQQRRIEVVAPTFLSIPRLIVGTKRIATMHRRMARIFSQSMPLVMREIPFAIPPIRETVQWNIAHNNDRALRWMVERLQAAAGAQVPIVPNVVALHADGGIDRSEIEVEYRMNHPQR, from the coding sequence ATGGCGATGCGGTTCGGAAGGCTCGATCTAAATCTGCTTGTCGCACTGGATGCCCTGCTGACCGAACGGAGTGTAAGCCTTGCAGCAGACCGGCTCTGCCTTTCGCAGTCGGCAACTTCCAGTGCTCTTGGAAGGCTCCGCGAGTATTTCGAAGATGACTTGCTGGTTCTGAAGGGACGCAGCATGATACTGACGGCGCGTGCTGAAGAGTTGATTGACCCGGTTCGGGCCGTTCTTGAACAGATTCGGACGACGGTTGCTGTCGCACCACCATTTGACCCTGCGACGGCTGACCGGGTCATCCGCATCATGGCATCGGATTATTCCACTGAGGTATTGCTGGCAACCGTGATCGCCGACCTTGAGACGGAGGCTCCGAATATACGGATCGAAATTCACCCCATGCACGACTCCCCAATAGAGGCAATCGAGAGGGGATATATCGACCTGTTGCTGACGATAGACTACGCCATATCGGCCGATCACCCCAGCTTGCTCATTTTTGAAGATGATTATGTGGTGGTAGGCGACCAGAACAATCCTGCCATGGCTTTGCCAATGTCCAAGGACCTGTATTTTGAACTGGGTCATGTGACAGCACGTTTCGGAAAAACCAGAGTTCCTGCATTTGATGACTGGTTCGTACGTCGTCAGAAACAGCAGCGGCGCATCGAAGTCGTAGCTCCGACATTCCTGTCAATTCCCCGCCTCATCGTGGGTACCAAGCGCATCGCTACCATGCATCGCCGAATGGCCCGCATTTTCAGCCAGTCGATGCCTTTGGTCATGCGCGAAATTCCTTTTGCGATTCCGCCGATCCGCGAGACCGTTCAATGGAACATCGCGCATAATAACGACCGGGCATTGAGGTGGATGGTCGAGCGGCTCCAGGCTGCCGCAGGCGCGCAGGTCCCAATTGTTCCCAATGTTGTGGCCTTGCACGCAGACGGCGGCATAGACCGCTCCGAAATCGAGGTAGAGTACCGAATGAACCATCCGCAACGCTGA
- a CDS encoding VOC family protein yields the protein MSIESLQQVLGVESVLFGVADVAEHTRFWADFGLPLEFASDIESIFRLQSGSRVIVLQHGDPRLPSPDPFDGDGIKETVWGIDTAESLENIATSLAREVELRYDADGTVHCVCPDGQPIALRVWTKRAVVSEASPVNTPSSWPRFNQHRIWRKRAIPKTINHVVFFSPDYVGSFEFYERHLGFRYVDHSKGTGIFARASGTYEHHSIFWVNCDLPIAPDHFKFMHIAFGCDDIDEVMLGANIMDNKGWKNTTMNTSGGISRHRISSAIYYYCEIPGRAGEAEYHADTDYLDDNWVPRAWDFKFGSLLWSHNAPAIFRGDDIPWDMVFDADRRSFEPYRREKPGKQPIDGDLAKLTADDEHAI from the coding sequence ATGTCTATTGAATCGTTGCAGCAAGTACTTGGCGTTGAAAGCGTGTTGTTCGGCGTGGCCGATGTTGCCGAGCACACCCGTTTCTGGGCAGATTTTGGACTCCCGCTGGAATTTGCAAGTGACATTGAAAGCATTTTCCGCCTCCAGTCGGGGAGCCGGGTGATCGTGTTGCAACACGGCGACCCTCGGCTGCCAAGCCCGGATCCGTTCGATGGCGACGGCATCAAGGAAACCGTGTGGGGCATCGATACGGCTGAGTCGCTGGAAAATATCGCCACGAGCCTGGCTAGAGAGGTGGAGCTTCGCTACGACGCCGATGGTACTGTCCATTGCGTATGCCCTGATGGTCAACCCATCGCGCTGCGCGTCTGGACCAAGCGCGCCGTGGTGTCAGAGGCCAGCCCGGTCAATACCCCTTCGAGCTGGCCGCGCTTCAACCAGCATCGCATATGGCGCAAACGCGCCATCCCTAAAACTATCAACCACGTGGTGTTCTTCTCACCCGATTACGTCGGCAGCTTCGAATTTTACGAACGACACCTTGGCTTTCGCTATGTCGATCACTCCAAGGGCACCGGCATTTTCGCTCGAGCCAGTGGCACCTACGAGCACCACTCAATCTTTTGGGTAAACTGCGACCTTCCCATAGCACCCGATCATTTCAAGTTCATGCATATCGCGTTTGGCTGCGACGACATCGACGAAGTCATGCTCGGGGCGAATATCATGGACAACAAGGGTTGGAAGAACACGACGATGAATACGAGCGGAGGCATATCGCGCCACCGCATTTCGAGTGCCATCTATTATTATTGCGAGATTCCTGGACGCGCTGGCGAAGCTGAGTATCATGCTGATACTGATTATCTGGATGATAACTGGGTTCCGCGTGCTTGGGATTTCAAGTTTGGTTCGTTGCTATGGTCTCACAATGCACCCGCGATATTCCGCGGCGATGATATTCCGTGGGACATGGTTTTCGATGCTGATCGTCGAAGCTTTGAACCTTATCGTCGCGAAAAGCCGGGCAAGCAACCGATAGACGGCGACCTCGCAAAGCTGACGGCAGATGATGAGCATGCAATTTGA
- a CDS encoding aromatic ring-hydroxylating dioxygenase subunit alpha produces MVWLRDAWYMGGWADEVGPAGLARRIADKPIFFFRLADGSVAALLDRCPHRFAPLSRGVRDGDRVVCGYHGLAFSAEGKCVYNPFSDRAPAGSDIPSYKVVVKDDIVWLWGGAPERADLTCIPDFSFIPDASHSRTIRGYTLMRANYEYGTDNLLDLSHIEFVHKGTFAGQGVIFAGQHSVKVDGKTLYSNWWMPNISPPSMAQDVFPADTRVDHWLDMRWNAPATMRLNVGVTPHGADRGAGLEIPQAHILTPADEDTTHYFWSSTRFHDLDSPDTDEMLRTMFASAFDMEDKPIIEAAYANVRGRDFWKEKPVSLGIDQGGTRARRMLERMILQENAVDP; encoded by the coding sequence ATGGTCTGGTTGAGGGATGCTTGGTATATGGGCGGTTGGGCCGACGAGGTCGGCCCTGCCGGGCTTGCCCGTCGCATTGCGGACAAACCGATTTTCTTTTTTCGTCTGGCCGATGGTTCTGTCGCCGCCCTCCTGGATCGCTGCCCACATCGTTTTGCGCCACTGTCCAGAGGTGTCCGCGATGGCGACCGAGTGGTATGCGGATATCACGGCCTGGCATTTTCTGCCGAAGGCAAGTGTGTCTACAATCCGTTTTCTGATCGCGCGCCGGCGGGTTCTGATATCCCAAGCTACAAGGTCGTCGTGAAGGATGACATTGTCTGGCTCTGGGGCGGCGCACCAGAACGAGCGGACCTCACCTGCATCCCTGATTTCAGCTTCATTCCAGATGCGTCGCATAGCCGCACGATCCGCGGCTACACGCTGATGCGCGCGAACTATGAATATGGAACTGACAACCTTCTGGACCTGTCGCATATCGAGTTTGTGCATAAAGGTACCTTCGCGGGCCAGGGTGTCATTTTTGCCGGCCAGCATTCGGTGAAGGTCGACGGCAAGACCCTTTACTCCAACTGGTGGATGCCCAACATTTCTCCACCGTCGATGGCGCAGGATGTTTTTCCGGCAGATACTCGTGTCGACCACTGGCTGGACATGCGCTGGAATGCCCCAGCTACCATGCGGTTGAATGTAGGCGTGACGCCCCATGGCGCGGATCGTGGTGCAGGCTTGGAAATCCCGCAGGCCCATATTCTTACGCCAGCAGACGAAGATACTACACACTATTTCTGGTCATCTACGCGTTTCCATGATCTCGATAGCCCCGACACAGATGAAATGCTTCGTACCATGTTCGCCAGCGCGTTTGATATGGAAGACAAACCCATCATCGAAGCTGCATACGCGAATGTTCGAGGTCGGGATTTCTGGAAGGAGAAACCCGTTTCCCTCGGCATCGACCAAGGCGGAACACGAGCACGACGCATGCTGGAGCGAATGATATTGCAGGAAAATGCCGTCGACCCATGA
- a CDS encoding TonB-dependent receptor yields the protein MTNRFVLRCSVALAAISVSAPTLAQEATQGQPETGGLEEIVVTAQRREESLQKVAVAVSAVSGDAIINAGASDAVGLSRLVPSLVVQPAAGTSLSLYLRGVGSQQGNSFAENAIALNVGGVFIARPSSLGGIFYDLERVEVVKGPQGTLYGRNATGGAINVIPRRPILGEFGGNATFEYGNYDSLKLAGALNLPIGENVAVRLATQIVDRDGYLSDGYQDDSGQAVRASILAKPTDGWSILVSADYFHQGGQGIGSVLSPGSAFPVGVSAGYAAPALSRRIGGSDPRSVAALAAFAGTLFAPPFCGGFGGFVRSGCVAPPRADGFVDSDYYGISAEIEGDLGFATLTIVPAYRRSDNKYDGYAPGFLTRTDEVSKQTSLEVRLSSNGSSPFQYVLGGYYFDEDQSALNFFDQGTISTTRFTPNLGTKSYAAFGQGTYSVTDTFRIVAGGRYTKEDRTQLTALASGGLPGVVLPPLGAPFAGDQQFKRFTWKLGVEADIADASLLYANVATGFKAGGFFVASPPNNTFRPEKLTAYTVGSKNRFLNGRIQLNLEGFYWDYTDQQISFVGPVQSGPISVPGGVTINAGRARMFGVDTELRVKVGDHGLFSVDFQYLNAKYKALAYTAISASGGPIRNGCAITNGRQANPGTPIPSRLFDINCSGFPTINSPKFSLNLGYDHEIPVGDLTFVLGARTRIESSRFTNIEYLPEQRQGGYMTSDAYVTLEGPDKRWSLTAFMNNIEDETILGGTVVRPVLQTVYSVLRPPRTYGLRASFNF from the coding sequence ATGACCAACAGATTCGTGCTGCGTTGCAGCGTCGCGCTTGCTGCAATATCCGTATCGGCGCCCACGCTTGCTCAAGAGGCGACGCAAGGCCAACCAGAAACAGGTGGGCTTGAAGAGATCGTTGTTACAGCTCAGCGTCGTGAAGAAAGTCTCCAGAAGGTGGCAGTAGCCGTGTCCGCCGTTTCAGGGGATGCCATCATCAACGCAGGGGCATCAGATGCTGTCGGCCTGTCACGTCTCGTCCCCTCGCTTGTCGTCCAACCTGCAGCAGGCACCTCCCTGAGCCTCTACCTGCGTGGCGTAGGTTCGCAACAAGGCAACTCGTTCGCGGAAAATGCGATTGCCCTGAATGTCGGTGGCGTCTTTATCGCTCGGCCTTCATCGCTCGGCGGAATCTTCTACGATCTGGAGCGAGTTGAAGTTGTCAAAGGTCCGCAAGGTACTCTGTACGGACGCAATGCCACCGGCGGTGCAATCAACGTTATTCCCCGCAGGCCCATTCTTGGCGAATTTGGCGGAAATGCCACGTTCGAATACGGGAACTACGACAGCCTGAAGCTGGCGGGGGCTCTGAACCTGCCGATTGGCGAGAACGTGGCGGTGCGTCTGGCGACGCAGATCGTCGATCGTGATGGCTATCTTTCGGATGGGTATCAGGACGATAGCGGCCAGGCAGTGCGCGCCTCCATCCTCGCAAAGCCGACTGATGGCTGGTCAATCCTCGTGTCTGCAGACTATTTCCATCAAGGTGGCCAGGGCATTGGCAGCGTGTTGTCGCCAGGGTCAGCATTTCCTGTTGGAGTGAGTGCAGGCTATGCTGCTCCTGCACTTTCACGCAGGATTGGTGGATCCGACCCTCGCAGCGTGGCAGCTCTCGCTGCATTCGCAGGCACGCTGTTCGCTCCGCCCTTCTGTGGCGGCTTTGGCGGCTTTGTGAGAAGTGGATGTGTCGCTCCACCACGCGCAGACGGTTTTGTAGACTCAGATTATTACGGAATCAGCGCTGAAATCGAGGGCGACCTCGGTTTTGCAACACTGACGATCGTCCCTGCATATCGACGCAGCGATAACAAATATGATGGTTATGCGCCGGGTTTTCTGACCCGGACGGATGAGGTGAGCAAGCAGACGTCGCTGGAAGTCCGACTGTCCTCGAATGGCAGTTCGCCCTTCCAATACGTGCTGGGCGGCTACTATTTCGACGAAGACCAGTCTGCCCTCAACTTCTTTGATCAGGGCACGATCTCGACGACAAGATTCACCCCCAATTTGGGCACAAAGAGCTATGCTGCCTTTGGCCAGGGGACCTATTCAGTTACCGACACCTTCCGAATTGTCGCAGGCGGGCGCTACACCAAGGAGGACCGCACACAGCTGACAGCCCTTGCATCTGGCGGTCTGCCTGGCGTGGTGCTTCCTCCGCTTGGTGCACCGTTTGCTGGCGATCAGCAATTCAAGCGGTTCACCTGGAAACTTGGTGTGGAAGCTGACATCGCAGATGCTTCACTCCTGTATGCCAACGTCGCAACCGGGTTCAAGGCAGGAGGGTTCTTCGTAGCTTCCCCGCCGAACAATACGTTCAGGCCGGAAAAGCTCACTGCATACACTGTGGGTTCCAAAAACCGGTTCTTAAACGGCCGCATTCAACTCAACCTCGAAGGGTTCTACTGGGATTATACCGACCAGCAGATCTCGTTCGTGGGACCTGTCCAGTCAGGGCCTATTTCGGTTCCTGGCGGCGTTACCATCAATGCCGGTCGCGCCAGAATGTTTGGGGTGGATACAGAACTGCGCGTCAAAGTCGGCGATCACGGCCTGTTCTCGGTCGACTTCCAGTATCTCAATGCCAAGTACAAGGCGCTGGCATATACCGCGATTTCCGCCTCTGGTGGGCCAATCCGCAATGGATGCGCGATCACGAACGGCCGTCAGGCTAACCCGGGAACACCAATTCCTTCACGGCTGTTTGACATCAATTGCTCGGGGTTCCCGACGATCAACTCTCCAAAGTTCTCTTTGAATCTGGGCTATGACCACGAGATACCGGTAGGCGATCTGACATTTGTTCTCGGTGCCCGCACACGAATTGAATCCAGCCGCTTCACCAATATCGAATATCTGCCCGAGCAGCGGCAGGGTGGCTACATGACGTCGGATGCCTATGTCACATTGGAAGGTCCGGACAAGCGTTGGTCGCTGACCGCGTTCATGAACAACATCGAAGATGAAACGATACTTGGCGGTACCGTCGTGCGCCCCGTCCTCCAGACGGTTTACTCGGTATTGCGCCCGCCACGTACCTATGGCCTGCGGGCGTCGTTCAACTTTTGA